In one Nocardioides sp. NBC_00368 genomic region, the following are encoded:
- a CDS encoding GNAT family N-acetyltransferase — MFSIDLGNGAEMVLRDRSTDFAVHQLINANLDHLREWEPWAHADQSMISISSFGTYLLTQWVKGEAIPCVIRQDGQVAGATTARINLYEKSATIGYWLGEAYEGRGLVTRAVSALLDTLFDEYDIARAIIDTSVHNKRSRAVAERLGFTHEGTMRGAQAYPGERRDLVVYGLLREEWLARSGS, encoded by the coding sequence TTGTTCAGCATCGACCTCGGGAACGGCGCGGAGATGGTCCTGCGCGACCGATCGACCGACTTCGCCGTCCACCAGCTCATCAACGCCAACCTGGACCACCTGCGCGAGTGGGAGCCGTGGGCACATGCCGATCAGTCCATGATCAGCATCTCAAGCTTCGGCACCTATCTGCTCACCCAGTGGGTCAAGGGCGAGGCGATCCCGTGCGTGATCCGCCAGGACGGTCAGGTGGCCGGTGCCACGACCGCGCGGATCAACCTCTACGAGAAGTCGGCCACGATCGGCTACTGGCTGGGCGAGGCCTACGAAGGCCGTGGCCTCGTCACCCGCGCCGTCTCGGCGCTGCTCGACACGCTCTTCGACGAGTACGACATCGCCCGGGCGATCATCGACACCTCGGTCCACAACAAGCGCAGCCGTGCGGTCGCCGAGCGACTGGGGTTCACCCACGAGGGCACCATGCGCGGCGCGCAGGCCTACCCGGGCGAGCGTCGGGACCTGGTGGTCTACGGGCTGCTGCGCGAGGAGTGGCTAGCGCGCTCCGGCAGCTGA
- a CDS encoding serine hydrolase, with protein MSSRMDWSILAVDTGSGKTLVESEPDRLLPTASVGKIFLLHHLAELLDEDPSLGQLMLRKDGTVPVADSGLWQHLDAPALTLSDCARLVGAVSDNLATNVLLDHVGLARVQAVASRLAPGGSMLNDWVRDVRTPDHPPMLSIGCAADWVSYFRTPHPTVLSWLAPSVDLSMVSSAFGLDPLAHTEPLRSDLADGLQVWSKTGSDDGVRAEVGLLDVGERQAAYAVICRFEGDVVPVLGQMRAYGTLLLDALQDG; from the coding sequence ATGAGTTCACGGATGGACTGGTCGATCCTCGCGGTCGACACCGGCTCCGGCAAGACCCTCGTCGAGTCCGAGCCGGACCGGCTGCTGCCGACCGCCAGCGTGGGCAAGATCTTCCTGCTGCATCATCTCGCCGAGCTGCTCGACGAGGACCCGTCCCTCGGGCAGCTGATGCTGCGGAAGGACGGCACGGTTCCCGTGGCCGACAGCGGGCTGTGGCAGCACCTCGACGCTCCCGCGCTGACACTGAGCGACTGCGCCCGGCTGGTCGGAGCGGTCTCGGACAACCTGGCCACCAACGTGCTCCTCGACCATGTCGGTCTCGCCCGGGTACAGGCCGTCGCCTCGCGGCTCGCCCCGGGCGGGTCGATGCTGAACGACTGGGTCCGGGACGTACGGACGCCGGATCATCCGCCGATGCTCTCCATCGGCTGCGCCGCCGACTGGGTCTCCTACTTCCGTACGCCGCACCCCACCGTCCTGTCCTGGCTGGCACCATCCGTCGACCTGTCGATGGTCTCCTCGGCCTTCGGCCTGGACCCACTGGCCCACACCGAACCTCTCCGTTCCGATCTGGCAGACGGCCTCCAGGTGTGGAGCAAGACCGGCAGCGACGACGGCGTCCGCGCCGAGGTCGGGCTGCTCGACGTGGGTGAGCGGCAGGCGGCGTACGCGGTCATCTGCCGTTTCGAGGGCGATGTCGTCCCGGTGCTGGGGCAGATGCGTGCCTACGGAACGCTGCTCCTGGATGCGTTGCAGGACGGCTAG
- a CDS encoding sterol carrier family protein, whose protein sequence is MPARLKPAAAADVADALGRVRAGESAKADLRLLTKHFLAVLEQRAPGRSVEVRVPPYAAVQCVEGVRHTRGTPPAVIETDALTWIALATGVMTWSDAVDQAHVRASGERTDLSPYLPL, encoded by the coding sequence GTGCCAGCCCGACTCAAGCCCGCGGCAGCTGCCGACGTGGCCGACGCTCTCGGTCGCGTACGCGCCGGGGAGTCCGCCAAGGCCGATCTACGGCTCCTCACCAAGCACTTCCTCGCCGTGCTCGAGCAGCGTGCACCGGGCAGGAGCGTCGAGGTGCGGGTCCCGCCGTACGCCGCGGTGCAGTGCGTCGAAGGCGTCCGGCACACCCGGGGCACCCCGCCGGCGGTGATCGAGACCGATGCGCTCACCTGGATCGCCCTCGCCACCGGGGTGATGACCTGGTCCGATGCCGTCGACCAGGCCCACGTGAGGGCGTCGGGAGAACGCACCGACCTGTCTCCTTATCTGCCCTTGTAA
- a CDS encoding dipeptidase: MTLSTEDIKTRVDELFPGIRKDLEDLVRIESVSADPERLSEVEKSAEKTRDLFAAEGFEVEIVRAFDGAPPAIVGEKKGPEGAPTVLLYAHHDVQPENDHADWDTPPFEPTEVGDRLYGRGAADDKAGIAAHIGAIRALASLDENGELPVTVRLFIEGEEEVASATLPELLGKYQDKLKADVIVIADSGNWDIGVPALTTSLRGLIRVDVELRTLGHAVHSGMWGGLAPDAIMALVRLLNTLWDEDGAPAVEGLVSGPAADVDYPEERLRAESGAIAGLQWVGKGSAVERMWTQPAITITGLDAPKVDGASNTLSPSARAKVTIRIAPGDSGENAVAALTKHLEKHVPWGAELTTKVVDTGEPIALDATGPAYDAARSAFTEAWDGTAPIDMGVGGSIPFIAEFLEAFPQASVLVTGVEDPDTRAHGANEGLHLAEFRRVVVAEALLLQKLGAS; the protein is encoded by the coding sequence ATGACCCTCTCCACCGAAGACATCAAGACCCGTGTAGACGAGCTCTTCCCCGGGATCCGCAAGGACCTCGAGGACCTGGTGCGGATCGAGTCCGTGAGCGCCGATCCGGAGCGCCTGAGCGAGGTCGAGAAGAGCGCGGAGAAGACGCGTGACCTCTTCGCGGCCGAGGGCTTCGAGGTGGAGATCGTGCGCGCCTTCGACGGCGCCCCGCCGGCGATCGTCGGTGAGAAGAAGGGTCCCGAGGGCGCCCCGACGGTGCTGCTCTACGCCCACCACGACGTCCAGCCCGAGAACGACCACGCCGACTGGGACACCCCGCCGTTCGAGCCGACCGAGGTGGGCGACCGCCTCTACGGGCGCGGAGCGGCCGACGACAAGGCGGGCATCGCTGCCCACATCGGCGCCATCCGCGCCCTCGCCAGCCTCGACGAGAACGGTGAGCTCCCGGTCACCGTTCGGCTGTTCATCGAGGGCGAGGAGGAGGTCGCCTCCGCGACCCTGCCCGAGCTGCTCGGCAAGTACCAGGACAAGCTGAAGGCCGACGTCATCGTCATCGCCGACTCCGGCAACTGGGACATCGGCGTCCCTGCGCTGACCACGTCGCTGCGCGGCCTCATCCGCGTCGACGTCGAGCTCCGCACCCTGGGCCACGCGGTCCACTCCGGCATGTGGGGCGGTCTGGCCCCCGACGCGATCATGGCTCTCGTACGCCTCCTCAACACCCTCTGGGACGAGGACGGCGCTCCCGCGGTCGAGGGGCTCGTCTCCGGTCCGGCGGCCGACGTCGACTACCCCGAGGAGCGGCTCCGTGCCGAGTCCGGGGCCATCGCCGGCCTGCAGTGGGTCGGCAAGGGCAGCGCGGTCGAGCGGATGTGGACGCAGCCGGCGATCACCATCACCGGACTGGACGCCCCCAAGGTGGACGGCGCCTCGAACACGCTGTCCCCGAGCGCGCGCGCCAAGGTCACCATCCGGATCGCGCCCGGCGACTCCGGCGAGAACGCCGTCGCCGCGCTCACCAAGCACCTGGAGAAGCACGTCCCGTGGGGCGCCGAGCTGACCACCAAGGTCGTCGACACCGGTGAGCCGATCGCCCTGGACGCGACCGGCCCGGCCTACGACGCGGCCCGCTCCGCCTTCACCGAGGCCTGGGACGGCACCGCGCCGATCGACATGGGTGTGGGCGGCTCGATCCCGTTCATCGCGGAGTTCCTCGAGGCGTTCCCGCAGGCCAGCGTGCTGGTCACGGGCGTCGAGGACCCCGACACCCGAGCCCACGGTGCCAACGAGGGCCTTCACCTCGCCGAGTTCCGCCGGGTCGTCGTCGCCGAGGCGCTGCTGCTCCAGAAGCTGGGCGCGTCCTAG